The DNA window tcgagctctttggcatctctggcccctccataaccatgaggctcgggtgccctcaagttttgtgatggtgcaacgcgggtgttgcttcctcccgcatttagtgttcttgtgagcattgccacctttgaagtgagttccgccacaacatcctgtaagtgttgcactgagtctttggtgtcatcagacagtcgatcgactagggcctcgaccttgtcgatcctagactccgcttcctcttgcgagctctctaccccaacaagcctttgttggccatggtagggttcctccatgctcgcttcaagaacatccaagcgggtttccgccgtcgtgagtttctcattgtgactctttttcccagttagcgctccagattgcgcttcctccgctcgcggagagtagccaacttctcgctcgtcatgttcgctgtcgcgctcctcttgagcgactccaacagcatgagagcaagtgtgcacatgcagcccacctgcggttgcttggggcaagggtccggcttgccccgtcttgctagattcgccacgatgctttgccatggcgaagttgcaaagttcgttcgctgctcgctcgaagtgcttgcccgctctgataccacaatgtcacgaccttagctggaattgcctaaggcatgaggcacccttgcggccaagacgcgaacttagcttgcgttgcctaagtcgcgcttcgcccttgcgatattgctcagcAAAAattagcccacttgtaacctctcgcaggtcccgaaggacctgtaaaagagaaagttgattagttcgaaagaacgagcaacagatAAGTCccaaagtctcgcgaaaaggggaagctttataagcaattcagcgagcaccttgcgtgcacaaaagaaaagagggagagggggaaaacaagggctttagaaggttgaacgaacaactgcaagcccacaaacagctgctcaccgagtcccgggcgtgacaacaagttcccgtcaaggcaacgtgcgaacttgcgaatgagtgttcaacgcccgacactataccgaagccccatccagccctgtgccacccggggggttcaaaggtgctgagatggctgacgttttggtgagcggaggcagattccagaaatcagcccgcgacacgtgaaaacagagctgttttggggttgttttgctcggttcggtgagcggtcgctttgtaacgctggagcttgttcgaacttacatttttataagcaaaatgactcaaaaccaaggcaaaacaggccgcCAAGTAACTGTACATTTAGataagagcgacgaacggttcgttgaacggagttgttgcgggtgcacgatgACCGTTCGTGGTAGTGAGTCGGGAAGACCCAACCCGTATGAAAAGAAATCTACCACAATAAAGACACAAGGTAAAATGTATCCTAAGTGTATGAGTTAAGAAAACTTGACCCACATGAAGAACAATTCATCATAATGGAGGCACAAGGTAAAATATGTTCGAGgcacatgagtcgagaaaacccaacCTTCATGAAGAAAAATCCGTCATagtgaagacataaagtaaagtgTGCCCGAGACTCATGTATCAAAAAACCCGACCCACATGAGAAAATTTTGAATACTCATGTGTAGGATGAATTAAACAACACACTTCGAGTCCCTCTCAATGAGCATCCAAGCACGCCTTGGAGATGCGAGGGGGACAATGATAAGAGATATATAGTTACTGTCATATAGTGCTTAATAAAGGAGGATAAATCAAAGCTTTCTTCTTGTGATTTATTACAAGAAATATAATTATAAACTTCCTTCTTGTTATTAAAGATTAGAAAGATAATTACTCGAACCCAAATTACTCGAACCCAAAAGGAAAGGACAAACTCCTTTTTAATTACTTTAATTACTTGAACTCAAGTTTAGGGACCTTAAATAACTAACTTAAGTGTTTGAGGCACTTTTAAGAAATATCTTTCGATTTTGATCTTTGTGTAAGTGGCACATTaagatttttatgtttttaccTAAAGACACTTTGAAAACCTCCAAGATACTTGGAAAAATCTTACATACAAAGGTCCAAATCCTATTGATTTGATCAAAATATCaacgatatttttttataataaattttaaaagaatttataattatttagttaactcattaataaaattttatattaaataaaaatattcaggTAATGAGATCCGAGATTGAGTCTTGTCCTTATctaaaattatttaatctaataaaaGGCATTTAGTGTCGTTAAATTTTAGAGACGCCAACCCCCTTACCTAATACCTAACCTTCGAAAAATGATCTAATGGAAGGGAGCGGCCGGTCCACGCACGCTCATAAAAATAATGCGAGCCGAGCCGGGTCCGCCAACTGGGGGCCCCACACCCACGTCGAACCACGTTGCCGGCCgtactcatctctctctctctctctctccgcctcgGCGTCGGCACGCGAGCACCCGACACAGTCTTCGACCAAAAGCAAAGCAAAGATCTCGGCGACGTGCCGCGGGCGGTGGGGCCCATGCAGGCGTGTCGGGGGTGGGTGGCTGCTGCGTTTGACTCGGGTCGGAAGATTAGCTGGCGAGCTGGTCCGGGCAGTGGCCCCCACCCCCCATGTGACACCGACCGCCGCGCCGGTCTCCGCTTTAAATATGTCGCACCGCCACCTCGCCGAGGCGGGGCCGTCTCCGTCGCCATTCCTTGTAGAGGTTAGGAGAGGCGATTGGTTCTAAGGAAGAGCGAGCTTCGAATAAAGGATCTTTTGCTGCCGctattggtggtggtggtggtggaggagtgaTCAAGACGGGGCTTCCGAAGCCGCTGTGCTTTGTCCATCTTGTTCCCGTTCGGGGATCATATTAAAGAGCAGAGGAGGAGCAGAGAAGTCCGTGGGTGAGAGAGACGAGAGAGCTTAAGCCCGAGGAGGGAGAAGGGGGAGCTGGGGTCCTGCTTCCTGTGAGCTGAGGTTGTTCGTAGTCAGGTGGCGTCAAGAGACGAAGAGAGCGAGGCAGAGATGGAATGGCCGTCGTGCTTGAATGAGTACGAGAAGCTTATCATCCGGATGGACACCCCCAGGTGACTTGAGATCACTGCTTTTCTTCCATTCACCCTTCCTTCTTCCTTCATCGACTTCGAGTACTTCGCCGCGCCTTCTTCGGATCTGATGAAATTTCTTCCGCAAAATGTGCTCTTTTCccaccaatttcaatcttttttcTTGATTTGGAGCACTCGTCCTCTTCAAACTCGCGTTAACACCATTCTGTTTCCGGCTCTCTGTTGCAGGGTTGTCATCGATAATGCCGTCTGCCCTACCGCGACTCTGGTCAAGGTAAGCCAAATGATCTCCAAATTCTTAGCAGTCCTTTTTACCTTCTTCTTAAGGATCAGAAAGAGTAACAGAGCTCTCTCCCTCTTTGTTCACCTGGCAATCAACAAAAGGTGGACAGCGCGAGGAAGCACGGCATCCTCCTCGAGGCCGTGCAGGTCCTTACCGACCTCAACCTCTCCATCAAGAAGGCCTACATCTCCTCCGACGGCCGCTGGTTCATGGATGTCTTCCACGTCACCGACCAGTTCGGGCGCAAGCTCGCCGACGACAGCGTCATCTCCTACCTCGAACAGGTCCGAGTACCCCTCTGTTATTCGTGTGTTCACAGCCAAAGTCTTTGTTCTTTTGGGACAGTATTTGCTCACCCGTTGAGAAAAATGCAGTCATTGGACATGAAGGAGCACGACTTCCACCGGCCCGACAGCGCAGAAGGCCTCACCGTCCTGGAGCTCACCGGCGCCGATCGTCCGGGTCTCCTCTCTGAGGTTTTCGCAGTGCTAGCCGACCTCTGCTGCGGCGTGGTGGACGCCAAGGTATGGACCCACAACGGCCGGATCGCATGCCttgtcaccgtcaaggacaagctcTCCGGCTGTCCCATCGACGGCGACCCGCAGCAGCTTCACCACGTCGAGTCCCGCCTCCGCCACGTCCTCAAGGGTGACCATGGCGTCTGCGGCGCCAGGACCGCCGTCTCGTCCATACCCGTCGCCCACACCGACCGCCGTCTCCACCAGATGATGTTCTCCGACCGCGACTACGAGCGACACTCTCCATCGGCCGCGTCGTCGACATCTCCTGCCGTTTCGGTGCAAAACTGGGTCGAGAAGGGGTACTCCGTCGTCGCCGTGCAGTGCCGGGACCGCCCGAAGCTGTTGTTCGACGTCATGTGCACGCTCACGGACATGGAATACGTCGTGTTCCACGGCACCATCGACACTGACGGGGATGTAGCTCATCAGGTTCGACCTTTTTCTAGATCAGATTCACAGAATGGAATAAAGGTTTGATTTTTGTTTCTCCATTACTCGTACTAATTGTCTCTGTTAACTCTGTTTAGGAGTTCTACATAAGGCACAAAGACGGCAGCCCCATAAGTTCAGAAGCAGAGAGACAAAGAATGATCCAATGCTTACAAGCCGCCATCGAGAGGAGAGCAACGGAGGTAACCAACCAAACCATGTCCATGTCCATTAGAAAAAGCTCCAAAAGAGCAGTCTTGTTCATAGCTTAAACCTTGTGGATGGTAACAGGGTATAAGGCTAGAGCTATGCATCGAGGACCGGGCAGGGCTCTTCTCGGAGGTGACACGGACGTTCCGAGAGAACGGCCTGTTAGTCACGAGAGCAGAGGTGTCGACCAAGGGAGACACGGCCTCGGGCGTGTTCTACGTGACCTCGGACGCTGCCGGGCAACCGGCTGACCCCAAGGCTGTCGATGCCGTCCGGCAGAGGATTGGTGCCGATTACCTTACAGTGAAGGAGGAGAAACGGCCACAATACCGCAGCAAGGCCGGCGATGACGGCGACGAGGAGGCCCAGGGTTCAGGCGGTGTCGGCATCGGGCTGTTCTACTTGGGAAATCTCTTTTGGAGAAACCTGTACAATCTGGGGTTGATCAAGTCCTGTTCGTAGGCCAACTGTTCCACCCTCCTTCACTGTATAGTTCAGGGGAGGGCCATTGGAAGATTCAGTAtctgtatgagagagagagagagagagagtgttgcAGGTTTGGATCAAAAGTAGGTAGGAGGGAGCAGATCAAAGGAAGGTGAAGAAAGTGGTGGGATGTGATTGCCAGCTTGGAAAGATGGTCCTGGTGTGcacttttcttttcatttcttgtattcatagtgTTTGATACACTTTGTACATAAGGAATGGATGTTCAGTACTGACTTTTGACAACAGGAACTCAATTTACTTGGCTTCTCAGCTTTGGGAACCTTTTCTTCTCCTACTCGTGTTAAATTTGAATTCCTTCTGATTTGAGTTCAGTTTCAAGTCACGCAATGGACTATGAGAGCCCCGAACTCTACACATCTTGTGGCTGACAGATGTCACCTACTCTTGGAAGCAATGACATAAAAACATCACCCCTTGTGGTCTGAGACTCCCAAGGATTCACATGATGAAGATGATAATTTACCACCTAATTGGTCATCTTTAGGTTTCTGCTCTCAACCTTCCCCCCTGTTTGCTTTGCTGGCTGAAAGGATGAGATTTAGTCCACCAGCCTCATATAGTGCAAGAGTTCCTTCAAGAGGTACTGGAAGAGTCCTCTTGGCTTTTGATGGTGAGAGAAACAAATTGCAGCATTTGTtgatcattcattcattcattcatgttTACAGTACTTTTCCAAATGCAATCtagaataaaataaatagaaTGCTAAATATAAAAAAGATGCAAGACAGATCCTTAAAGTTATAGATCAGATTGGGCCAGGAAGATCTTGACTGATTTAAAGACAACAGCTAAGTATGACACTAACTGCTGTTCGTCTGAAGGGCTGCTGCATCCACAGAGCAGTAATCCCCCACTTATGATTAGTTCAAGATGATTGGTGTTGGGTCTACAAAGCTCAGAGATAATTAGCTTCTTAAATATGTCAGCTACTTGGGTACTATTTCCTCTAGGGACAAGGGACAAGGGACTTTTTCAAATCATACAAGGAATGTGGCTCACAAGGAATCAAACAACAACACCATGGAAGTCTGCTCATCAAGCATTAACCAGTCCTTTCTATGCCACAAGCGTACTGCTTCCTACATGTTTCTGCCATGGAATGGAAAACAGAGGGCAGATATAGCAGCacattctcctttttctttttagcatctagctgatgttgtttggctacCGAGGACAATGCATCCAAAGCAATGCAGGTTCTTTGCTTGCGCAAGATCTTGTCCCATGGATCAAGTGAGAAGATATCACTAGTCTTTCCAGGTCATTTAGAATTTGTGGTGGCATGTCATTTTCAAGCAGCTCTCATGCATGTAAACTGCAAGTACCATACAAGACATGAGACCCATCTTTAAAGACAGGTTACTTGGTTTGGCAGTATAATAAAGTTATTGGGAGATGATGCTGTGTGTCTTTAACTTGTGTTTCGACTACATTCACAAAGAGAATGAGGGAGGCCTAAGTTTGTCAGGACATCGGTTCCAACTACACATCTTTGCCCAAGAAAATGATAATGCTCAGCGGTAGGTTGATCATCCAtgacgacgatttcaaaataacacATTGTTCCGTGTAAGAACTTGCCACCACCCTCCCCTCTCTCTGCGGCAAACTACAGCATGCAACCTtccctttcctcctcctcttttttttAGTTTGTCACCACGCTGGTCCTCTCCTGTTTGCAACACAATAGTAGGAGGATGCAGTCAAACTTCCGCATGATTAAACAAGTGTTCTCCAACTACGCTGGTTGGTCGATCGAGGGCTGCCTGTTTGACCTAAGTGAGGCCATGCAGGCACGGCACGCCCCCAAACTGGCGCTCCACACGCCGCAAGGCGCGCCGGCACGGCGCATCCGCTGAGCTGTGCTCCATCCTCACTCGTCCGACGGACTCATTTCCCCACGCCCATCTTTTCTTAGTATATGTTGCCTTTTGACGCCCGCCATCGTCTGCTACTGCACGCCCCCTCCAACTCACATGCAGGCTCTTCTTTTTGTATTCCTGTTGGTCTCGGTTGGCGCAGATCCAGTCGAATACTTCCGACGTCAAAATACACACATTTCATCTCGAATTTTTGTCATCATACAGCAGGCTTTCTGCTACTCGCCTTCCCTACACTCATGTTTGAGAGATGCTGATGCTTCATGGTTAAGCCATAGCTTTTAGAGCACCTCAGCCTGTGCAGCTTCTTCTGTAGATAGATTCCTTCACATGGTTGTTGATAGCGGTAGACTAGCCAGTAGCTTTACGAGTACTGAAGTATTATTACTTGATGATACGTATGTGTTCTGACAGACGCCTCACGCTGTCGCTAAACACAAGTGGGAGCGGTAGAGGGATTGAATTTATTTCATGGCGGTCTTTCTTTATGTTTTGTGCTCCTCTCCGGCCTCGCCGCTTTCAATCAAGCAACTATTAAAGCgtgtgtatgagagagagagagaaggagagatgtGGCTATTCTCTATCAGGAAGGACTGGTCGGGGAAAGGAAGGTGACTCGTAGTCAACCGACGAAGCACAGCACAGTGAGTGGAGACGGCCCCCGCCGGCATACGTCATGGGGGCTCTAATGGCGGCGGGTCGGAGGTGACGTCCCTGCTACCGATGCTTATCCATGCCTAAGCTTATCGCGTAGATAGTATTATAACTATGGATGAAACAAAAATATGAGATTCTAAATAAGAAAGAAACAAGAGAAGATTCTAAATATGTAATGACAGTCACCAGATAAGAACGAACCTCGTTCAACTGATATTATACAATCCAAGAgggaatattttatttatatcaatAAGTATTTCATTGAGATAAATCCAATTTAAAAGTCCATCAAATAATATTACAAAGATCAATTTATAACTACCTCGAATAATGAAGGAATCTCATCATATACCTCATTTGATATTGATCTTTATATAAGTTAACTATCAATAAATATTTGAGTCATTTTCCCAATCACATCAAACTTTTTGTAcacataaatttaaattaaataagacACCTTCTAGCAGAGTTTCAATATGATTATCTTCTAAAACTCTTATACAATTCTATTGACTTTGAACTTTTTctctataaaataattgttttcacATATATATTTTGTAAAGATGATTTTTTGTTAGCTTGGTTGGTAAAAGTTTCGATTCCTAATGCAAAGATATTGGAATCTAATATCATATTCAtcgtttattatatatatatatatatatatatatactcaataTTATGAATGTTGGTAAAGGTTTGCATAGGACTTAGCTAGAAGTAGGATCAACTCACTACCAATGAAATAATACCTTGGATTCTAAACAACAAGAAAATCTTGGCAAACCTATTCAACTGCTCTCTTACAAAGTTGGACATATCAATAGTGTTCATTGTATTagtataaaatctgtaatcatgctatttgtaatatgaaaaaacttTTATGTCTTCTTCAGCTTGAATCTATCTTGAAATGAGATATGAAAAAACAAACCCAAGATGAATCCAATCGATCAGAAGTCCATACCTTCAACCATTTACTAGAACTGAGAAATGGATCGCGGATGAGTACACATATattataaatcaatttatatCTTTAATGTGTTCATCGCTTGACCAAGATACTTGTTTGATCCAAGGAGGTGGAATGAAGAAGAAAGGTAggattcaaatatatttgatgagatTTTGAACCCCTTAATATAATATTTGATAGGTGAGTTTGATACATCACAATAAGATCTATGCTTACGATGTAAAATAAGTAAAGATTGGCTATTAAGATATAGTATGGAGCATTAA is part of the Musa acuminata AAA Group cultivar baxijiao unplaced genomic scaffold, Cavendish_Baxijiao_AAA HiC_scaffold_42, whole genome shotgun sequence genome and encodes:
- the LOC103970718 gene encoding ACT domain-containing protein ACR8, which codes for MEWPSCLNEYEKLIIRMDTPRVVIDNAVCPTATLVKVDSARKHGILLEAVQVLTDLNLSIKKAYISSDGRWFMDVFHVTDQFGRKLADDSVISYLEQSLDMKEHDFHRPDSAEGLTVLELTGADRPGLLSEVFAVLADLCCGVVDAKVWTHNGRIACLVTVKDKLSGCPIDGDPQQLHHVESRLRHVLKGDHGVCGARTAVSSIPVAHTDRRLHQMMFSDRDYERHSPSAASSTSPAVSVQNWVEKGYSVVAVQCRDRPKLLFDVMCTLTDMEYVVFHGTIDTDGDVAHQEFYIRHKDGSPISSEAERQRMIQCLQAAIERRATEGIRLELCIEDRAGLFSEVTRTFRENGLLVTRAEVSTKGDTASGVFYVTSDAAGQPADPKAVDAVRQRIGADYLTVKEEKRPQYRSKAGDDGDEEAQGSGGVGIGLFYLGNLFWRNLYNLGLIKSCS